One genomic window of Arachis hypogaea cultivar Tifrunner chromosome 8, arahy.Tifrunner.gnm2.J5K5, whole genome shotgun sequence includes the following:
- the LOC112707104 gene encoding (R,S)-reticuline 7-O-methyltransferase, with translation METVISNQSPPTILKSVKDKEEEESLLGQAEIWKYMTCFTDSFALKCAVELRIADIIDRYGKPISLSKIIDNIEDAPSPDASLLLRIMRVLVRKKIFSANKSDNGEILYGLTRASKWILQDTKMTLAPMLLLENHPLHLNPAHFISDIIREGTDKGTAFFRCHGHEQFDLTGLDPEYNKLFNEGMVCTARTVIKAVIEGYKEGFNKIESLVDVGGGLGGSLSEIVRAYPHIKGINFDLPHVVATAPQYDGITHVGGDMFVSVPKADAIYMKWILHDWSDQHCIKILKNCRKAIPENGKVIIVDHVLQPEGNDLFDDTGFAFDMMLLAHNAGGKERTEENWKWLFAETGFPRYNIIKIKALPSIIEAFPN, from the exons ATGGAGACTGTTATTTCCAACCAATCCCCACCAACTATCCTCAAG AGTGTGAAggacaaagaggaggaggaatcATTGCTTGGACAAGCGGAGATATGGAAGTACATGACATGCTTTACCGACTCCTTTGCCCTAAAATGCGCCGTTGAACTCCGCATCGCCGACATCATAGACCGCTACGGCAAGCCCATCTCCCTCTCCAAGATCATCGACAACATCGAGGACGCCCCGTCCCCGGATGCCTCTCTCCTCCTCCGCATCATGAGAGTCCTTGTCCGCAAGAAGATCTTCTCTGCTAACAAGTCCGACAACGGAGAGATCCTCTACGGCCTCACGCGCGCTTCCAAGTGGATCCTGCAAGACACCAAGATGACCCTCGCACCAATGTTGCTCTTAGAGAACCACCCTCTTCACCTCAACCCTGCACACTTCATCAGTGATATCATCAGGGAAGGAACTGACAAGGGAACTGCCTTCTTCAG GTGCCATGGACACGAGCAGTTCGACTTGACGGGATTGGACCCAGAGTACAACAAGTTGTTCAACGAAGGTATGGTGTGCACGGCAAGGACGGTGATAAAGGCTGTAATCGAAGGGTACAAAGAAGGATTCAACAAGATTGAGTCACTAGTTGATGTGGGTGGTGGACTTGGTGGTTCACTCTCTGAAATTGTGAGGGCTTATCCTCACATCAAGGGTATCAACTTCGACTTGCCGCATGTTGTTGCCACCGCCCCTCAGTACGACGGGATCACTCACGTTGGAGGTGACATGTTCGTCTCTGTTCCCAAAGCCGATGCCATTTACATGAAG TGGATTCTGCATGATTGGAGTGACCAACACTGCATAAAGATCTTGAAGAACTGTAGGAAGGCAATACCAGAGAACGGGAAGGTGATAATCGTGGACCATGTTCTGCAGCCAGAAGGAAACGATCTATTCGACGACACCGGCTTCGCTTTCGATATGATGCTTCTTGCACACAATGCCGGAGGAAAGGAAAGGACTGAGGAGAATTGGAAATGGCTGTTTGCTGAAACTGGATTCCCTCGTTACAACATCATCAAGATCAAGGCCCTTCCATCCATCATTGAGGCCTTCCCAAATTAA